AAGAAGTAACCCGTGAAAACATCGGCAAACCGATGGGCATGATCTTGTTTGAAAAAGGTAAGGGTGAGGTTCTCACGATTGCCACGATTCAAGGTGAGTTTGGCTCTAAGTTTCAAATTACTGGCCAACCAACTACCGAGAGTGCAAATGACTTAGCCCTCTTGTTGCGCGCAGGCTCATTAGCAGCGCCAATGGAAATCATTGAAGAGCGTACGATTGGACCAAGCCTAGGCGCAGAAAATATTGAGAAGGGATTCAAGTCCCTGATCATTGGCTTTGGAGCAATCTCCATTTTCATGATTGCTTACTACCTCTTATTTGGCACTTTCTCAGTAGTAGCTCTGGCAGTGAACTTGCTACTCTTGATTTCTGTGCTGTCGATGCTTCAGGCCACCTTGACCTTACCAGGAATTGCTGCGATGGCATTGGCGCTCGGTATGGCGATTGACTCCAATGTGTTGATTAACGAACGTATTCGCGAGGAGCTGCGTAACGGCGCTGCCCCACAAACAGCGATTGCTGTTGGCTTTGATAAGGCCTGGGCAACTATTTTGGATTCAAATGTCACTACCTTAATCGCTGGTCTTGCATTACTGGCATTTGGCTCTGGTCCAATTAAAGGCTTCGCAGTAGTACATTGCCTTGGCATTTTGACTTCCATGTTTTCAGCAGTCTTTTTCTCACGTGGCCTAGTTAACCTTTGGTACGGCAGAGGTAAAAAAGTTCAGAAACTCGCTATCGGCCAAGTTTGGCGCCCAAAGGAGAAATAAGCCATGGAATTTTTCCGGATCAAAAAAGACATTCCCTTTATGCGCCATGCATTGGCGCTCAATGCGGTTTCTTTAGTCACCTTCTTAGCTGCTGTTTTCTTCCTCTGGCATAACGGTCTTCACTTATCAATTGAGTTCACCGGCGGTACGGTAATGGAAGTAGCTTACCCACAGACCGCCCCCTTAGATTCGATCAGAGCGAACGTTGAGAAATTAGGTTACGCCGACACACAGATTCAGAACTTTGGTAGCTCGCGCGATGTAATGATTCGCCTGCCGCTACAAAAGGATACTGAAGGAAAAATGATTTCCTCTGCAGATCAAAGTGCAGCCGTCATGCAAGCACTTGAGCCGGCAACCTCAGGCGTCAAGTTACAGCGCGTTGAGTTCGTTGGCCCCCAGGTTGGACGAGAGCTGGCGATAGATGGATTAATGGCGCTGCTATTTGTGATCATCGGCATCGTGGTTTACCTTTCATTCCGCTTTGAGTGGAAATTTGCTGTTGCCGGCATCATTGCGAATTTACATGACATCGTGATTATTCTCGGCTTCTTTGCCTTCTTCCAGTGGGAGTTCTCGCTCTCCGTCTTAGCTGCGGTACTAGCTGTATTGGGCTACTCAGTAAATGAGTCAGTGGTGATCTTTGACCGTATTCGTGAAAACTTCCGTAAATACCGCAAGATGAATACCCGCGAGATTATTGATAATGCTATTACGAGCACGATTAGTCGTACGGTAATTACTCACGGTAGTACTGAGATGATGGTTTTGGCGATGTTGATTTTTGGTGGCCCCACCCTCTTTTACTTTGCTCTAGCGCTCACCATTGGTATTTTGTTTGGTATCTACTCTTCAGTATTCGTGGCAGCAGCTCTAGCCATGTGGCTTGGTGTAACACGCGAAGATTTAGTGAAGGGCGATAAAAAGCCAGATGATGTTACGCGCAATGATGACCCCAACTTTGGGGCTCAGGTTTAATAATTCAATCTGAGTTAATGTAAGTCCTCAAGGGCGGCCATAATCTTTTGGGTCGCGCCTTGATGCTGGAGCGCATAAGACTTTGCAGCACTGGACATCATCGCCAATTCGGCGGTATTCAATAGCAACTCTTTTAAAGCTTCCACAAGAGCAACGGGTTCACCCTGGATACGCTTGGCAGCACCCATGTCGATGGCATCGAGAGCGGCCTGCTGGAAGTTATAAGTATGTTCACCGAGCAAAACTGGACAGCCGGCAGCACAAGCTTCAATCAAGTTTTGGCCACCAAAGGGGAGTAAGCTGCCGCCCATGACCACCAAGTCAGCAGCGCTGTAATACATTGGCATCTCACCCATGGTGTCTCCCAGAATTACATCTACGCCAGCATCGCCCTTTGGCGTATCAATCCATTCCGAGCGGCATCGAAATGTCAGGCCTGCATCCTGAATTTGATTGGCCACTTCAGAGAAGCGCTCAGGATGACGTGGAACTAAACAGAG
This genomic stretch from Polynucleobacter corsicus harbors:
- the secF gene encoding protein translocase subunit SecF, which gives rise to MEFFRIKKDIPFMRHALALNAVSLVTFLAAVFFLWHNGLHLSIEFTGGTVMEVAYPQTAPLDSIRANVEKLGYADTQIQNFGSSRDVMIRLPLQKDTEGKMISSADQSAAVMQALEPATSGVKLQRVEFVGPQVGRELAIDGLMALLFVIIGIVVYLSFRFEWKFAVAGIIANLHDIVIILGFFAFFQWEFSLSVLAAVLAVLGYSVNESVVIFDRIRENFRKYRKMNTREIIDNAITSTISRTVITHGSTEMMVLAMLIFGGPTLFYFALALTIGILFGIYSSVFVAAALAMWLGVTREDLVKGDKKPDDVTRNDDPNFGAQV